taaaatttcagctGAGATAATTCTCATACTTTTGCATGTTATGTGAATACCAAAGACCGGACTGGACTTTTGATCTCACCTATCCCAATTAAGTGAGTAGAAAATATTGTAGGCAGTATGTTATTATTATGGATTCTCATGGTGACGTCATGAAAGCGAAATAAATATGGCTTCAACCAAGCTGTGTACGTGTATGCACGTTGAATTAAAAAGATCgaatcatatattaatatttgcacCTTTTCCTTGTTGTTACactcaaatgattttttgaattaccaCAACAAtgattaacagaaaattatcTTCATCACTTATGAAAATGATAATAGGATGTATAGTTTTGATTGATAATGAATACACATACCACAACGTTAAAAGGTTGCTTGTAGACTTTAAATACTAGATgttgttttctttcatttcacaTAGAATTCCCTGTTTTTGGTTGAATATATAcctattagtaaataaataaaagaattattgtttatttaatttaattggaaGGTCGAGCTTCATTTACATTTACGATTTTAGCCTAAGGTGGACACGGATATGTCAGGAAAGGAGGGAAGCAGCAGTGGAGTAAGAATTCCGTGTtgctcatttttatttgttataattaaatatgaatgcaCTTTATTTTCTAGAGTCAGAGTGGGAGACCGGATGGACATCGAAGAAAATGGGGTCGCTCTAGGGAGGATGAGGGTGGGCGTAAAAGAGAAATGGATGGCTTTGACTGGGATTGGGAAGATGATGATATTGTAACTAAGGATGAGGCTGGAGCTCCACCTGTGAAAAAGACATTGCTCAAACGTAGAGACTACGATGTGGATTTGGACTCTAAACTTGGTAAAAGTACCGTCATCAGTAAGAACTCACCCGCGGATGCCTCTGCCGGATACTACTGCAATGTTTGTGACTGTGTTGTCAAGGactctattaattttttggatcatATCAATGGCAAAAAACATCAACGGAATCTGGGTATGTCAATGAAAATTGAAAGGTCTTCACTGGATCAAGTCAAGTCACGTTTCactatgaataaaaagaaaatggaagagAAAAGGAAGGAGTACAGTATCAACGAGCGAGTTCAAGAGCTCAAGGAAGAGGTACATCACCATAGATTCAATCCATTACCacgcattatttaattatagagtTATTCTCATAACAACgtgttacatttattttttattttgaaggaagaaaaagtaaaagaatataaaaaaaatcgccAAAGAAGGAAACGAGGTATCGAAGAAACAAGTTCGAGTGCACTTGAAGATGAtagtgaaatgaaaaaaatgatgggATTTTCGGGATTTGGCTCATCTAAAAAGAGTTAACTCTCATTTATTACTTTGCTCAGTCAAAtgggctttttttttataacgtcCTTCTATTAAGTAATTATGAAACGGGTTACtttcaaatttattgttaattaattattatcattataaaaccattaaaaatcattcataaCTTGAGTTCTTActatatttgtttgaaaaaaaaaaatatcataaggaATAATGttggaaatgtttttataaatatttaaatgtcaaaaaaaggagaggaaaaaaaatgttctaccCTACGATTTAAAATTCTGTGTCTCTCTTATTATTGTCACTTATACAAAGTGGattcaaaattaactattaatgaTCTATGTACTCCGTTACTTAAAACTTGAAGCCTTAAGTAGTAgacaatagtatttttttaaactctacaAAAGTCTGATACAAAATGGTAGTAcgaataaaactttaaaagcaacaacaacaaaaattatatataaaatattgtgatatatcaatttagaaaataaatgctTATTAAATAAAGTCAACTTGAATGTTATGACGAGTAcatatttcatcatatttttcaatcatAAGTTGTGTATCTTCATGATCCTCGTGTAATTCCTTTAGTTTCGCCTTCTCAACTTCTAATAAGGAGTTTAAATGAACTATTTGCAGCCTTTGTTGAATTAACTCATCCCGTAGTTGATTTGTAACTTTATCACAAGAACATTGAGCAGGCTTGTCAATATGGTTGGGATTAAAGGTGTTGGCGGATAATTGCATCTGGTTCATTTTCTCTTTTGTCTCAGATAAATCAGCTCTAAGTTTTGCGTTTTCGAGCATGACACTCTGTAATTTAGAATTGctttcatcaattattttttggtagtcTATTGTTGGAACGGCCTCAGATGGATCTTCTGAGGAGGATAAATTTTCAAGATGAGATATGATCTTATGTTCCTGTTGTTTAAAAAGCTTGCACCACATATAGTCGAAAATGATGTTGGAGCTCTCTGCAATTCTAAGTTGAGGGTGATTTAAGGCTCGGTTGTATCCTTCATACTTGGTAACTTCATTAAATTTGTCCATGAATACCTTTAAGATAATTAGTTCCAataattttatggttttttactcttcataaataagtaattttacaTTGTAATGCAATATTACGCTTTGATTAGAGCAGTATATGTATAGAATTAGTACATACCTCATGTCCAATGCGACTCTTAATCAGTTGCAAAAGTTTTTGGTAGGATGTTTCATCAGATTTCTGTATGTTGATGATACTAAGTCCAAGGAGGAATGCACACATCCCTTGAGCTACCCGTTCTTTTTCATCATGTTCATTAGATGTAATTTGACCAGTTAAGAATGGAATAACGGCTTGAATATCTAATAAACACGTCACTGCTTTACTACAGTTGCATATCCAAGTTGAAAGGAGCATTATAATCCCTATTTTAGATTGTGGGTGATTTGTATGTTGAAGCTGCTCAAATATTCTAGCAAGAAACGGAATGAACTCTGTAGAACCATTTTCGTAAACTGGGGAAACAGTTTGATTACTCGTGAAATCCACGTATAATAACTCCAATTTAAGGGCTTCATTATCCGTTAAAACATGAGCTATGGCCACTGAAGAAAACCAAATGCTAAGTTTGTTGTTCGAAAGCAAGCCggaaaaaagtaattcactTGGGAATATATCAGTTTGGAAAGTCATTTCCGTTACTCCCTGTgagtgcaaaaaaaattaaaactaaaactaaaaaaatagaaaattgatcttaccagttttttatttggagGGAAATctctaaatatttcaatttttcccaaCGGATTATTATGTAGGAAACATTGAAAGCAATACAAAACAGCACATCGTAAACTAAGCGGTTGTTTCTCACTTGTCATAGACATAAGTAAAAGAATCAAAGCAGGTCTTGGTGGTTCACAAGGTCCTACAACCTTAGACAatactttttggttttttaagtTTCCACGTATCACTTCTGATATCGTGTTGATAGTTTCTGTCAAAATATCTGCAGGAATTTTAGGATCCATTAGAATTTCGCAAAGACAGTTCAATAAGCCAGAACCATTTATTTTAATCTGACAACTGGAAACTACAGTGCTTGAATTAGAAGGAGAAACTAAAGTACGGATGACATGAAGCATATCCACCGTATTGGTCACTTTTTGAGCGGACCAACCTAGCTCATCTTTTTCCTTGATTATTTGTTCGAAAAAAGGGCATGCTTTTTGAATATAGGAGCCTTCACGAAAAAATGTTTGATTGGATGGATTATTTCTTAGTAAATTCAACATGAGCTTCAAACAGTCTTCCACAATGATTCCACCGTCACTATAACCTTCTATACATAGTATGTCCAAAAGTATATCAAAGCAATTTTCAAAGGCTACTATTTTCTGCAAGTTGGCGTTTCCTTGTGTCAAATGAAATAAGAGGATCAAAGCATCATTTCTGAGAACTTCTCTGGTATCAGCAAGAACATCCATGAACCTACTCACACCCATGTGACTTAATAGAATAATGTCTTGCATTTCTCGAGGACGATTTTGAAGAAGAAACGTGAGAAGCTTCGCAGATGGTCTACGAATTTTGAATTCGTATTCACCTAGGAGCTCAAGGACGCAGTttacattttccttttttttcaagtagatATCCGTAAAATTGCATCCCATTTTGTCTTCATCATCATCTATGGgtcaaaacaaagaaaaaaacataagataattatataatgtgtaAAGACTAAGTTTGAATGCACCTTCATGAGTCTCAGGATCCAGGATGTTACAAATGGTTTCAAGTGCATTGGAGATAATTTGTTCATCATTGCGATCCGTAATGAGAACATCTTCTGTTAGAACGTCAAGAGCCTGGACCCCTACTTCTAGTCGGAATTTGTTGGAGAGACCTCGAAGATGCCGACATGCGTCTCTTCGGTCATCCAGTAAAGTAGAGTGTCTTAATCGATCCACAACCGTCTCAATTGTCTCAGCTATAGATTGGGCCTCATTTGAAGTGGATCCACTTCCAAGAATATTCCGAAAGAGATccataattgataattttcttcaaGAGGATTGATTCAATCCTTCctcctatttattattattatgacattcaatttgttgttgttggcatcAGCTGTCCAAACTTCTCGCTCCGGCCCTACTCCTAGTTGCAGCTCCCCGCAGTACACAGCTTCGTGTCTGCGTCAACTCAGCTCACACTCCTCTCCATACGGGAATACCGCCAAATTCAATTTCTTTCCTAATGAATGACGCATTAACAGGTGGAGGAATGCGAGATTCATCGAAGTAAGCAAGAATCATGGTCCATGGATTATTATgtcttttattctatatttagcTATTATATGAATAACAAAAGTTTAATTAGGGAGTCAAaattttctattgatttttCTAGATGGTCTCTTTCACGCTATAATTAAGTAATGTCATTACAGAGTATAGAAAAGCATATTGATTAACCTAACATGGGATctatctaattataatataggacTTGGAGGGGGGACTACTAAATCCAACAACAAATTGCAACAGTCTCCCCTAATCAAATGTATCATAAAAGTCCTTATgacttcatttttaattcaaatgttGTATGTAATTAGTTTGTCCGATTCTAGATTCTAACTTTAGACTAAATGTTatacatttgatatttcaattatatttgtaaaatgtgtGTTGAATCATAAGgtttatagagaaaaataattatttttgggatcataaccatggattacttaacatcttaAGTAATCCTTGacctaattaatcaattatatgttatattgtttaatcaaataaaaaattaggtaatatatttgatatagattataattaataatatattttgcacaatacaaaatgtacataattaaacGCTAGACGTTTGAtcacaaaaatgatatatatacatgtatatttttttcgaatttaagCTGGCAAAGAAATGAAAATGCGTTCCAAtatccttaattattaaaatgattgtttATTGTGTATTAGATTTATTTGAATGTTTGGAAGACAATGAttgaacatataattatattattaatataaggaTAAAAGAagttaaacttttataaaacaaattaattacttattaatttcaGCAAATATTATGCTTAATGGTATAATTTGACTCGGGGgtatttaataatgttaaagCCATTTAATAACACAATTTAAATACGCCATATAGCagaggttgttgttttttgagagaGAGCTAGAGAGATGggagttttttaattttctatatagataatttttttgaagggatGAGGCTAgttcataaaatgtaattcaaaatattttttgagagggGGTCTAAAGCCACATAGACCCCCATCCCCGTTGTAGGCGGCACTGTTATTATAGGGGATTCACAGTAGTAATGTGATTAATAAAGTTAATCTGATATTAGTGACAGTGATTTTCATATTGTGACATCACATTGCTAAATGTAAGGCCCAGGCTTAGCCTATTATTAAGGACTGGAAACATAATTGAGTCAGCTGTCGGATGCAGGCTAAAAAATTCCGTcacattaacaataataaagttGAACTTAATAACTTAAAAGGTCTTGTGAAGTTCAGAATTAAAATTACTCTTATGAAAGGGAGACCGAATCCAGAATGGTGTCCTTAGTTCCGAAATTATTTAGAAATCTTCTCAAAATTCGATATCTTATCGTTGGTAGCACGGTCGGTGGGGAATTTCTCTTAAATATCGTTACGAGGAGTGGAAGTCCAACTTACCCGACATAAAATGGATAGAAAGTCTTAGAGAGGCGGCCCATGGGAGCGAAAAGATGAACGAAATGAAAACTTACTTGAAAGGTAAGATCCAAGATCTTGATCCCATTTTGGATCGAAGTAAAACACAATTATCGACTTTATCTTCATGGTTTTCTAAGAGGTTGGATCATGCCATCCAACAAAAGGAGATTTCTCAATCTACGGCAGTACCTTTTCCGGATACAAAAGAATCTAGTCCATCTTCAAGTatggaattaaataaattgaatcttCATATAATTGACGGAAGTAAGATAGAAGAGAATGCCACAGGAGAAGATACTTTAGCTGAGGTGAATAGTCAACCTTATAAAGATATTAGGGACAAATTAAACGCTGCTCGGGGGGAATTGGCGAAAACTCAAGCTCGTTATCAAAAGAAATTGGAAATGACCGAGAGAGAAAATGCGGAATTAAAAAAGCAGTTACTTCTTGGACTGGCTAAGAACACATCCCAAAAACACTCCAAGAAATCATTAATAGATATGTATTCCGATGTTTTAGATGAATTGTGTGGTTATGATTTGTCGTATAAAACAGGTGATAATCTTCCAAGGGTTGTTGTGATAGGTGATCAGTCTGCTGGAAAAACCTCAGTCCTTGAAATGATAGCACAAGCAAGAATTTTCCCAAGAGGTGCAGGTGAAATGATGACCCGGGCTCCCGTTTCTGTTACTTTAAGTGAAGGCCCCTATCATGTTGCTCGATTTAAAGATTCTTTGAGAGAGTTTgatttaaacaacaaaaaagatttaGAAGATCTCCGTAACGAAGTGGAAAACCGAATGTTAAAGTCCATCCAGTGTGGGGAAACTATTTCTAGAAATCCGATATCAATGGTTGTTCAAGGGCCTGGGCTTCAAAGAATGGTTCTTGTAGATCTTCCCGGAATTATTAGTACAATTACTACTGGTATGGATCCCCTGTCCAAGGAACAAATTAAATCTTTAGCCTTCAAGTATATGTCTAATCCCAACGCAATTATTTTGTGCATTCAGGATGCATCGGTGGACGCAGAAAGAAGCAATGTTGTAGATCTTATATCTGAAATGGATCCACATggaaaaagaacaattttggTCCTCACTAAAGTTGATCTagccgaaaaaaataatattaatcccgagagaattgaaaaaattttgtCTGGAAAATTATTTCCGATGAAAGCGTTGGGATATTTTGCAGTCGTAACAGGAAAAGGATCTATCAACGAAACAGTTCAAGATATCAAACACCATGAAGATGAGTTTTTTTCACATTCTAAACTATTCAAAAACAACGTTAGTCCTGCTCAGACGACAACTCGTAACTTAAGTTATGCAGTATCTGATTGCTTTTGGAAGATGGTTCTCGACACAATCGAGCAACAAGCTGATGCCTTCAAGGCAACAAGATTTAATCTTGAGACAgagtggaaaaataatttctcacgTATGAGAGAATTGGATCGTGACGAGCTATTTGAAAAAGCAAGAGGAGATATTTTAGATGAGGTTGTTAACTTATCTTTAGTTCCAGCCCGTCATTGGGAAGACATGATCAATagaaaactttggaaaaaaattgctccttatgtctttgaaaatatatatttaccagCGACACAATCTCGGTTCAGTGAAAGCTCTGTTATAACATCCCAAAAGAGTCAGACAGGAATTTTCAATACCACTGTGGAtataagattgaaaaaatgGGCAGATACAAATCTAGGAAATATTTGCGTTGAAGTTGGTTGGGAAGTATTGtcaaatcaatttattcaaCTAATTGAAAAGCACAAGAATAGTACAGATCATGATAAAATATTCGATAATCTTAAGTCTGCAGTTGTTAAGGAAGCCATTAAACGACATAGTTGGGAAGTAAAGGCTACAAATGCTCTAAGATTGATTCAACTCAACACGTTGGAAGATAACACAGTTCACGATAAAGAACAATGGGATTCGTCAATTCAATTTCTTGAATCTGCACTAAccgaaaaattgaaatttgtgcAAAACCAGCTTTATGAACAACTAGGACCCTCTAATTTTGAAAAGCTAATACAATGGAAATCGTCTACTGAAGAACACGGCGTGAATAGCAAAATCCTACCCGAACTGCTGAAACTCCTCTATAAAACACAACATAAAGCGCAATTATCCAATGAAGAAATATCCATAGTAAAAAGAAACTTGATGAATGATGGTGTAGAAACAAACGATGAGACgattaaaaatgtttggaaccctttatttagaaaaaatcttCTTGAGAAAGCTATACAAAGATGCAGTGATTGTAAGAAAGGATTTTTTGCATATAGTAAGGGTATTAGGACTGAGTATGATTGTAGTGACGTTGTTTTGTTCTGGAGAGTTCAACAAATGCTAAAAATTACTGCTAATAATCTAAGGCAACAGGTAATTAATCGTGAGTCTAAGAGATTTGAAAGGGAGATCAAGGAAGTGTTAGATGAATTTTCGAATAGTTATGAACAAAAGAACTCACTATTGAGTGGAAGAAGAGTTCAATTGGCGGAAGAGTTAAAACGTGTGCGacatattcaagaaaaattggAAGATTTTATTGATTCACTTAATGCCGGACAAGAATAACCTGTTTAAGATATTTTCaagttaatatacatacatacatataattaataatacttttgaaagaatatatatatatatacacgttATGAgtgataattaaagtattccTTGACATATATTTCTTCCTAAAATGAGTTGAGCAAGCCAAGAAGTAATTTTCAGGAATATAAAACGGCTGCCTGTGATATAAGATAATCTAGTCTGGCTCTATTTTACCACAACTAAAATCCCGTGAAAGTGAGAAAAATATCCTACTTCAGTATGAAACGGTCGCGTCAATTCAGCTATTTTACTAGTAAATTTTGCGGCTCGtgattttaatttctgaaagtCGTGTTATTAACTTAAaacaataaagttatataagagTGTTGactgtacatattttgtatttataaatttatatttaaataaataaatccaaaatctTAATCAAGCTTAATCTTAACTATCTAGTGTGACAAGTTATCACACTAGATCTGACTGATAGACTGAAGCAGATCAGTTATCACTGATAACTGATCTGCTTCAGTGAGTGGCATGTAAAGGTAATTgctatataaagtaatttagaTTTCAAATTATACAAGAATTTATTCTACCACTAAATAATGGTAAAACTCAAAtcagttatgtatttttaatacaaaaaaacaagtgTTGATAATCAAGTtgtaatttctcaaaaatcttTTCCGGTAGAACTTTTTTGCATTAGAAATGATTCGCTTTaactactctttttttttaaaagatgttgaatataagaaacgaaaaaattatattcatgataaataatgacaaattttgaaatagtttatgTATTGtcaattatagtttaaaaaaaatatatgtataagtgttCATGTACAATATCGCTgggtataaataaaaaaatagtttttagttaATGTCAATGAAGGTTATCCTGGTTTTCACTTGATTTACAGCAAATACATTAAGTTCTTCATACTCATCAATAGCTTGATCAATTTGTGAGGCTTTGTAACCCTTGCTCATACatctttctttaatttctgCAATTTTAAGTGTTTTGTGATCTCCAGCCATTTCTCTAATCAATGCGTAGATTTGATCCGTGACATTTTGAGGTTTTTTACCAGAAGTTTCTCTACCCATTATTAACGAGTCCTTTGACATCTCCATAAGTCGCATAGCCTCATTAACGTCCTCTTTTTCAACTGTATCGACAATACGAAGGCGGGCTAAAGATGTAGCTAATCTGGAAATACAATTagattatattgattaaaataaatatatttaaacctgtatatatatatatataaaatgtataagaaAACAACACACCTTAGAATGGCAAGTAATGTCCTTGCAGATGTAAATGTCATGTCTTTATTGTTCCTTGCTTCTTTTCTCATCTCACAATATGCACCAACAACATAATCGGTCAAGTCCTCAGGAATCACGGGACTCTGCTTTTTACACATTGCAATGTAGCGCCTCATGAGTTTCATATCCAAGGGTTCATATTGACTTGGGGGTTGACAATTGTTACGGTGAACATATGTGATGTGCTGTGCAAGACGAAGATCATTATCTCGATCAGGGCGATCGGCTATGAGCCACAGCAAATCAAACCTAGAGAGTAGAGCTGCaggtaattgaatattttgtgtGACAGACTTTTTGTGATTATATCGTCCATAAGCAGGATTTGCAGCGGCCAATATGGAAACGCGAGCATTCAAGGTCGTCATAATACCAGCTTTAGCAATAGATATAGTCTGTTGTTCCATTACTTCATGAATTGCAGTACGGTCAGAGTCATTCATTTTGTCAAATTCGTCAATACAGCAGATTCCTTGATCAGCGAGAACTAGAGCTCCTCCCTCT
The sequence above is drawn from the Lepeophtheirus salmonis chromosome 5, UVic_Lsal_1.4, whole genome shotgun sequence genome and encodes:
- the LOC121117173 gene encoding zinc finger matrin-type protein 2, coding for MSGKEGSSSGSQSGRPDGHRRKWGRSREDEGGRKREMDGFDWDWEDDDIVTKDEAGAPPVKKTLLKRRDYDVDLDSKLGKSTVISKNSPADASAGYYCNVCDCVVKDSINFLDHINGKKHQRNLGMSMKIERSSLDQVKSRFTMNKKKMEEKRKEYSINERVQELKEEEEKVKEYKKNRQRRKRGIEETSSSALEDDSEMKKMMGFSGFGSSKKS
- the p115 gene encoding general vesicular transport factor p115, with the translated sequence MDLFRNILGSGSTSNEAQSIAETIETVVDRLRHSTLLDDRRDACRHLRGLSNKFRLEVGVQALDVLTEDVLITDRNDEQIISNALETICNILDPETHEDDDEDKMGCNFTDIYLKKKENVNCVLELLGEYEFKIRRPSAKLLTFLLQNRPREMQDIILLSHMGVSRFMDVLADTREVLRNDALILLFHLTQGNANLQKIVAFENCFDILLDILCIEGYSDGGIIVEDCLKLMLNLLRNNPSNQTFFREGSYIQKACPFFEQIIKEKDELGWSAQKVTNTVDMLHVIRTLVSPSNSSTVVSSCQIKINGSGLLNCLCEILMDPKIPADILTETINTISEVIRGNLKNQKVLSKVVGPCEPPRPALILLLMSMTSEKQPLSLRCAVLYCFQCFLHNNPLGKIEIFRDFPPNKKLGVTEMTFQTDIFPSELLFSGLLSNNKLSIWFSSVAIAHVLTDNEALKLELLYVDFTSNQTVSPVYENGSTEFIPFLARIFEQLQHTNHPQSKIGIIMLLSTWICNCSKAVTCLLDIQAVIPFLTGQITSNEHDEKERVAQGMCAFLLGLSIINIQKSDETSYQKLLQLIKSRIGHEVFMDKFNEVTKYEGYNRALNHPQLRIAESSNIIFDYMWCKLFKQQEHKIISHLENLSSSEDPSEAVPTIDYQKIIDESNSKLQSVMLENAKLRADLSETKEKMNQMQLSANTFNPNHIDKPAQCSCDKVTNQLRDELIQQRLQIVHLNSLLEVEKAKLKELHEDHEDTQLMIEKYDEICTRHNIQVDFI